The stretch of DNA GGCAAAGGGTGAGTATGTTGCGCGCCAGGATGCCGATGATGTTTGGTTCCCGGATAAACTGTGCGCACAGCTGTGTGTCATGGACGATAACATGTCGTTGGGAGTTCTTGGCTCGGCTGCGGCAACACTGACGCGGGAAGGGGCGGTGGTAGAAGGGGCTTCCGTTGTGTCGGGAACTCTTGCTGTTGCGAGGGCTCTTGCCTGTTATAACCCCGTTGTTCACTCCTCTGTACTAATGCGAAGAAGTCTTCTTGTTAAGCATGGTGTATATGATGATGTATTTGATTGCGCGCAGGACTATGAATTATGGCTTCGTCTGAAGAAATATTGCGGCATTGATAATCTTGAAAAAGTGCTTTGCCTGAGGCGTGAATCTCCGGGAATGATCTCTGTGCGTAAGGCTCGAAGGCAGCGCTGTTTTGCATTAAGAGCAAAGTATAATCATTTAAGCTGGCGGGATGTCTCTTTTCCTATGATTGCTTGGGGAGTCAAAGACCTTCTATTTATAGTTGCACCTCTCAAGCTGCATGGCTTTGCTCGCACTGTTTTGAAAAGTGCACGCCAGATGGTGTCAAAAGCTAGCACATTGTGATTATGGTGTAACTTGCTATGATTGTATGAAAAATTAGGCGGATAAGGCTGTGTTGAGGCTGCTGTTCAATTGTGCTGAATATCCTCGCTGTGCATGGAATAAATTAAATGTCAGGTGTTGAGTGTGTGAATGCGG from Desulfovibrio subterraneus encodes:
- a CDS encoding glycosyltransferase family 2 protein — encoded protein: MSVLMAVHNGQETLVEAIQSVLSQQYEDFEFLIADDGSTDETWNLLVQCAAKDARISIYRQSNIGLTKSLNRLLLLAKGEYVARQDADDVWFPDKLCAQLCVMDDNMSLGVLGSAAATLTREGAVVEGASVVSGTLAVARALACYNPVVHSSVLMRRSLLVKHGVYDDVFDCAQDYELWLRLKKYCGIDNLEKVLCLRRESPGMISVRKARRQRCFALRAKYNHLSWRDVSFPMIAWGVKDLLFIVAPLKLHGFARTVLKSARQMVSKASTL